From a region of the Sporosarcina ureilytica genome:
- a CDS encoding transposase codes for MPEIKRSLKAFYRKVEDANIPAFLKAIRTLKNWQPEILNSFAFNYSNGFLVGINNKTKVTKRNAYGFRRFDHARAKVLLNIKYKTIGTYLVG; via the coding sequence ATGCCAGAAATCAAAAGAAGTTTGAAAGCCTTTTACCGTAAGGTAGAAGACGCGAATATTCCCGCTTTCTTGAAAGCGATTCGCACATTGAAGAACTGGCAACCTGAAATTTTAAATAGTTTCGCTTTTAATTACTCGAACGGATTTTTAGTAGGAATTAATAATAAAACAAAAGTAACAAAAAGGAACGCATATGGTTTTAGACGTTTTGATCATGCGAGAGCAAAGGTTTTATTAAACATCAAATATAAAACAATTGGCACTTATTTAGTAGGATGA
- a CDS encoding helix-turn-helix transcriptional regulator — MGNRQLRDILRSARKKRGLTQEDVVSLSKENITRQYYGMIENGGRKPSEAGLRCFTGVW; from the coding sequence ATGGGCAATAGACAATTACGAGATATCCTCCGTTCCGCTAGAAAGAAGAGGGGATTAACCCAAGAAGATGTGGTTTCTTTATCAAAGGAGAATATTACTCGTCAATATTACGGAATGATTGAGAACGGAGGAAGAAAACCGTCAGAGGCAGGCCTGCGATGCTTTACAGGGGTTTGGTAG
- a CDS encoding MarR family transcriptional regulator yields MQQARNVDHPALSDTVGREALSDLIHTIIDNIIVHDKRVLSITFKNGITHNFAYKTLLDSKAAAPTRMQYRYYEDAVLNHLKDNGPTSRADLQKATNISRDGIFKLLAELMERRLVKRTGQSTLRAMNIKKNSPEIIISSEFFQEDEALVRLCSYAIVVLFTIPQPNV; encoded by the coding sequence ATGCAACAGGCGCGTAATGTAGATCACCCTGCTTTATCTGATACGGTCGGACGTGAAGCGTTATCGGATTTGATTCATACGATAATCGATAATATTATCGTGCATGATAAACGTGTACTCTCGATAACTTTTAAAAATGGTATTACACATAACTTTGCTTACAAAACGTTATTGGATAGTAAAGCTGCTGCTCCAACTAGAATGCAATATAGATATTATGAAGATGCGGTGTTGAATCATTTAAAAGATAATGGTCCTACATCTCGTGCGGATCTACAAAAGGCTACGAACATTTCTCGTGATGGAATTTTTAAGTTGTTAGCTGAATTAATGGAGCGTCGACTTGTTAAAAGAACCGGGCAATCTACACTACGCGCTATGAATATAAAGAAAAACTCACCTGAAATCATCATTTCAAGTGAGTTTTTCCAAGAGGATGAAGCCTTGGTAAGACTGTGTTCCTACGCAATCGTAGTTTTGTTTACTATCCCACAGCCTAACGTATGA
- the dnaJ gene encoding molecular chaperone DnaJ: MSKRDYYEVLGLSKSATKDEIRRAYRKLSKKYHPDLNKADDAEEKFKEATEAYEVLSDESKKANYDQFGHAGPNQGFGGGGFGGDGFGFEDIFSSFFGGGGRRQDPNAPRKGNDLQYTMTIDFMEAVFGKETEIEIPRDENCGTCDGSGAKKGTSPKTCTHCHGSGEISITQDTPLGRMVNRRACHHCAGTGKIIPEKCTTCRGAGSVQKSVKIKVTIPEGVDDGQQLRVSGQGEPGVNGGPTGDLYIVFRVRPHEKFIREDDDIYLELALTFPQAALGDEIEVPTVQGNVNLKIPAGTQTGTRFRLRGKGVKNVHGRGIGDQHVIVKVMTPKKMTEKQKELMRQFAAIGGDSPEEYSSSLFDKIKRTIKGD, translated from the coding sequence ATGAGTAAACGTGATTATTATGAGGTTCTAGGCTTATCAAAATCCGCTACAAAGGATGAAATAAGAAGAGCTTATCGTAAATTATCCAAAAAATATCATCCTGACTTAAACAAAGCGGATGACGCAGAAGAAAAATTTAAAGAAGCTACTGAAGCCTATGAAGTGCTAAGTGATGAATCGAAAAAAGCAAATTACGATCAATTTGGCCATGCAGGACCTAACCAAGGTTTCGGTGGCGGTGGATTTGGCGGAGACGGCTTTGGATTTGAAGATATATTTAGTAGCTTTTTTGGCGGCGGTGGACGTAGGCAAGACCCAAATGCGCCGAGAAAAGGAAATGACCTTCAATATACAATGACGATTGATTTTATGGAGGCTGTTTTTGGGAAAGAAACAGAAATTGAAATTCCTAGAGACGAAAATTGCGGCACATGTGATGGGTCGGGTGCTAAAAAAGGAACATCTCCAAAAACATGTACCCATTGTCACGGATCAGGTGAGATTAGCATAACGCAAGATACACCACTTGGTAGAATGGTAAATAGAAGAGCCTGTCATCACTGTGCAGGAACAGGTAAAATTATTCCTGAAAAATGTACGACATGCAGGGGCGCAGGATCTGTTCAAAAGTCAGTGAAAATAAAAGTGACGATTCCTGAAGGCGTTGATGATGGACAGCAATTACGCGTTTCCGGTCAAGGGGAACCAGGTGTAAATGGTGGTCCAACAGGAGACTTGTATATTGTTTTCCGCGTCAGACCACATGAGAAATTCATTCGAGAAGACGATGATATTTATTTAGAATTAGCCCTAACATTCCCGCAAGCAGCTTTAGGTGATGAAATTGAAGTACCTACAGTTCAAGGAAATGTAAACTTGAAAATACCTGCGGGGACACAAACCGGAACAAGATTCCGCTTAAGAGGAAAAGGCGTGAAAAATGTTCATGGACGTGGAATCGGAGATCAACATGTCATTGTCAAAGTGATGACACCGAAGAAAATGACTGAAAAACAAAAAGAACTGATGCGTCAATTTGCAGCTATTGGTGGAGATAGCCCAGAAGAATACTCAAGTTCTCTCTTTGACAAAATCAAACGCACAATTAAAGGCGACTGA
- a CDS encoding NfeD family protein gives MRQQMKKLLFLMLVIATLSVPFVKTDANSQVVYKIPISNEVEKGLYAFLERSFEEAKAANAEAIILDIHTPGGFVDAAGQIAKLLDTSEIPIIAYINDDALSAGAFLALHAKEIYMSPRGRIGAAQVIESTGNAADEKAHSAWLSAMENAAESSGREIKYARAMAEPSIDLPEYGAGVGKLLTLTASEALSVGYSEGTVASFEELLERTGYQDAEVISTKETFSESIARFVTNPIVVPILLSVAGLGLVVELYSPGFGVAGTMGIVSLLLFFYGHMIAGLAGYESLILFVVGAALIVAEIFIAGGIAGVIGAVAIVGSIIMAGGNPMYMAVSVLIAIAIAAIGAVIIIKIFGKKLHLFNKVVLMDATDTESGYVSNVNRTELIGQKAVTTTPLRPSGTVDLEGERIDVVSEGSYIDRGKDVTIVKVEGSRIVVRESIERGEVE, from the coding sequence ATGAGACAGCAAATGAAAAAGTTGCTTTTCCTTATGCTGGTAATTGCCACACTTTCTGTGCCATTTGTAAAAACGGATGCAAATAGTCAAGTTGTTTATAAAATACCAATCTCTAATGAGGTAGAGAAGGGATTGTATGCTTTTCTAGAAAGATCGTTTGAAGAAGCAAAAGCAGCTAATGCGGAAGCAATTATTTTAGATATTCATACACCAGGTGGCTTTGTTGATGCGGCGGGACAAATTGCTAAGTTATTAGATACGTCTGAAATACCCATCATCGCCTATATTAATGACGATGCATTATCAGCTGGCGCATTTTTAGCATTACATGCGAAAGAAATCTATATGTCGCCAAGAGGAAGGATCGGGGCGGCACAAGTCATTGAGTCCACTGGGAATGCAGCGGACGAAAAAGCACATAGTGCCTGGTTATCGGCGATGGAAAATGCTGCAGAATCTTCCGGGCGAGAGATTAAATATGCGAGGGCAATGGCAGAGCCATCTATTGACTTACCTGAGTATGGGGCTGGCGTTGGTAAACTTCTTACATTAACAGCGAGTGAAGCGCTATCTGTCGGGTACAGTGAAGGTACAGTCGCTTCATTTGAAGAGCTGCTAGAACGTACAGGTTATCAAGATGCTGAGGTCATTTCTACAAAAGAAACGTTCTCTGAAAGTATTGCTCGTTTCGTGACAAATCCGATTGTCGTGCCAATCTTATTATCAGTTGCTGGGCTTGGACTTGTCGTTGAGTTATACTCGCCAGGATTTGGCGTTGCTGGAACGATGGGAATCGTCTCGTTGTTACTGTTTTTCTACGGTCATATGATTGCAGGACTTGCTGGATACGAATCGCTTATTTTATTTGTTGTCGGTGCTGCACTTATTGTTGCAGAGATTTTTATAGCCGGCGGAATTGCTGGCGTCATTGGTGCAGTAGCGATAGTAGGAAGTATTATTATGGCAGGAGGCAACCCGATGTATATGGCAGTGTCTGTATTAATCGCAATTGCCATCGCTGCAATAGGGGCGGTGATTATCATTAAAATTTTTGGTAAAAAACTACACCTGTTTAATAAAGTAGTCTTGATGGATGCAACTGACACGGAGTCAGGGTATGTGTCGAATGTGAATCGTACCGAGTTAATTGGCCAGAAAGCAGTAACGACGACTCCACTTAGACCATCCGGTACAGTAGACCTTGAAGGCGAAAGAATTGATGTTGTATCAGAAGGAAGTTATATTGATAGAGGAAAAGATGTTACTATTGTAAAGGTAGAAGGTTCTCGTATTGTCGTTCGAGAATCGATAGAGAGAGGGGAAGTTGAATGA
- the floA gene encoding flotillin-like protein FloA (flotillin-like protein involved in membrane lipid rafts) produces MMIDAAFITTTAIVVAAIIVLAIFFTLVPVTLWISALAAGVRVSILTLIGMRLRRVIPNRIVIPLIKAHKAGLNVEISQLESHYLAGGNVDRVVNALIAAHRANIDLSFERAAAIDLAGRDVLEAVQMSVNPKVIETPFIAGVAVNGIEVKAKARITVRANIDRLVGGAGEDTVIARVGEGIISTIGASSSHADVLEHPDRISQTVLSKGLDSGTAFEILSIDIADVDVGENIGANLQTEQAEADKNIAQAKAEERRAMAVANEQEMKARVEEMRAKVVEAEAEVPMAMADALRSGNIGIMDYVNYRNVQADTGMRESISKYSQGDQSPDQE; encoded by the coding sequence ATGATGATTGATGCTGCGTTTATTACAACAACTGCGATAGTTGTCGCCGCGATTATAGTTTTAGCTATATTTTTCACACTTGTTCCAGTCACGCTATGGATTTCCGCATTAGCAGCTGGCGTAAGAGTAAGTATTTTAACACTGATTGGGATGAGGCTCCGTCGAGTAATTCCAAATCGTATTGTAATTCCACTAATTAAAGCCCATAAAGCAGGTTTGAACGTGGAAATTAGTCAATTGGAAAGTCATTACCTTGCAGGAGGTAACGTTGACCGAGTTGTTAACGCGCTTATTGCAGCACACCGAGCGAATATTGATTTATCGTTTGAGCGTGCGGCGGCAATTGACTTAGCAGGTCGTGACGTATTAGAAGCTGTTCAAATGTCCGTAAATCCGAAAGTAATTGAAACGCCATTTATTGCGGGTGTGGCTGTGAACGGAATTGAAGTTAAGGCTAAAGCGCGTATTACAGTACGTGCGAACATCGACCGTCTTGTTGGTGGTGCGGGTGAAGATACTGTGATTGCCCGTGTTGGTGAAGGGATTATTTCTACAATTGGTGCATCTTCAAGTCATGCGGACGTTCTAGAGCATCCTGACCGGATATCCCAAACAGTATTATCTAAAGGACTTGATTCAGGTACTGCATTTGAAATTTTATCGATTGACATTGCAGATGTAGATGTCGGCGAAAACATCGGTGCAAATCTTCAAACTGAACAAGCCGAAGCAGATAAAAACATTGCACAAGCTAAAGCTGAAGAACGTCGTGCAATGGCTGTTGCAAATGAACAAGAAATGAAAGCAAGAGTTGAAGAAATGCGCGCGAAAGTAGTAGAAGCCGAAGCTGAAGTACCAATGGCAATGGCAGATGCGCTACGTTCAGGTAACATTGGCATTATGGATTATGTTAACTATAGAAACGTGCAAGCTGATACGGGCATGCGTGAATCAATTAGTAAATATAGCCAAGGTGACCAATCGCCTGACCAAGAATAA
- the mtaB gene encoding tRNA (N(6)-L-threonylcarbamoyladenosine(37)-C(2))-methylthiotransferase MtaB, which yields MGNELSKTVSFHTLGCKVNHYETEAIWQLFQDAGYEREEFNNNADVYVINTCTVTNTGDRKSRQVIRRAIRRNPDAVICVTGCYAQTSPAEIMAIPGVDIVVGTQDRSKLLGLIKEYRAERQPINAVRNIMKNRVYEELDVPAFTDRTRASLKIQEGCNNFCTFCIIPWARGLMRSRDPKEVIHQAQQLVDAGYLEIVLTGIHTGGYGEDLKDYNLAALLRDLEAEVKGLKRLRISSIEASQLTDEVIEVLNDSKVIVRHLHIPIQSGSNTVLKRMRRKYTMEFFAERLDRLREALPNLAITSDVIVGFPGETEEEFMETYRFIRDQRFSELHVFPYSMRTGTPAARMTDQIDEEVKNERVHKLIELNDQLAKEYASSFENEVLEVIPEERYKLDPESGLYEGYSDNYLKVFFEADESMVGKVVRVKLIKAGYPYNEAKYVRVMEEDEAVQV from the coding sequence ATGGGTAACGAGCTATCAAAAACCGTGAGCTTCCATACTCTCGGTTGTAAAGTAAACCACTATGAAACGGAAGCGATTTGGCAACTATTTCAAGACGCAGGTTACGAGCGTGAAGAATTTAACAATAATGCAGACGTTTATGTTATTAATACATGTACCGTTACTAACACAGGAGACAGAAAGAGCCGACAAGTGATTCGTCGTGCAATCCGTAGAAATCCAGACGCTGTTATTTGTGTAACAGGTTGTTACGCTCAAACATCTCCTGCTGAAATTATGGCGATACCTGGTGTAGATATCGTTGTAGGGACACAAGACCGTTCTAAATTGCTTGGTCTAATTAAAGAATATCGTGCGGAGCGTCAACCGATTAACGCAGTGCGAAATATTATGAAGAATCGCGTGTATGAAGAGTTAGATGTACCGGCGTTTACAGATCGTACTCGAGCATCACTTAAAATCCAAGAAGGTTGTAATAACTTCTGTACATTTTGTATTATTCCTTGGGCTCGTGGTTTAATGCGTTCTCGCGATCCTAAAGAAGTAATTCACCAAGCGCAACAACTCGTTGATGCAGGGTATCTTGAAATTGTACTTACAGGTATTCATACAGGTGGGTACGGAGAAGATTTAAAAGATTATAATTTAGCAGCATTACTTCGCGACCTTGAAGCGGAAGTAAAAGGGCTAAAACGACTACGTATTAGTTCAATTGAAGCGAGTCAGCTAACGGACGAAGTCATTGAAGTATTAAATGATTCTAAGGTGATTGTTCGTCATTTGCATATTCCAATTCAATCAGGTTCCAATACAGTTTTGAAACGTATGCGTAGGAAGTATACAATGGAATTTTTCGCTGAGCGTCTCGACCGTCTGCGTGAGGCATTACCGAACCTTGCAATCACTTCTGATGTCATCGTTGGATTCCCAGGGGAAACGGAAGAGGAGTTTATGGAAACGTATCGTTTCATTCGTGACCAACGCTTTTCCGAACTACACGTATTTCCTTACTCCATGCGAACGGGTACGCCAGCAGCACGTATGACAGATCAAATCGACGAAGAAGTGAAAAATGAAAGGGTTCATAAACTGATTGAGTTAAATGACCAGCTTGCAAAGGAATATGCTTCTTCATTCGAAAATGAAGTACTCGAGGTCATTCCGGAAGAAAGATACAAGCTTGACCCTGAAAGTGGACTTTACGAAGGCTATTCAGATAATTACTTGAAAGTGTTCTTTGAGGCTGACGAATCTATGGTCGGTAAAGTTGTTCGTGTAAAGCTAATAAAAGCTGGTTACCCTTATAACGAAGCCAAATACGTTCGTGTAATGGAAGAGGATGAAGCGGTTCAAGTTTGA
- a CDS encoding 16S rRNA (uracil(1498)-N(3))-methyltransferase: MQRYFLETGFNLEGEAVLFGEDYKHIVQVMRMAIDGKIIVVAEAEAFIATIKDITDDKVIVKKEGEPLPENELPVHITIACGLAKGDKHDLIVQKGTELGVSEVILFKAERSIVKWDDKKGVKRIERLQKIAHQAAEQCHRTVIPTIESPLTINQLVAKGQEFDVCLFADEEEAKTGERPRLADRIKNLSPNEKVLIVFGPEGGLSRNEAEAFLEANFLPVALGPRILRTETAPLYFLSAVSYEFE; encoded by the coding sequence TTGCAACGATATTTCTTAGAAACAGGCTTCAACCTTGAGGGGGAAGCGGTTTTATTTGGCGAGGACTATAAACATATCGTTCAAGTAATGCGGATGGCAATTGATGGAAAAATTATTGTCGTTGCCGAAGCAGAGGCTTTCATTGCGACGATAAAAGACATCACCGATGATAAAGTTATTGTTAAAAAGGAAGGCGAACCACTTCCAGAAAATGAACTACCCGTGCACATCACAATTGCGTGTGGGTTAGCCAAAGGCGACAAGCACGATTTGATTGTCCAAAAAGGTACAGAACTAGGCGTTTCAGAAGTAATTCTGTTTAAGGCAGAACGTTCGATTGTGAAATGGGACGATAAAAAGGGAGTTAAAAGGATTGAACGATTACAAAAAATTGCACATCAAGCAGCCGAGCAATGTCATCGTACAGTCATCCCGACAATTGAAAGTCCACTTACTATTAATCAATTAGTTGCCAAAGGACAGGAATTCGACGTTTGTTTATTTGCTGATGAAGAAGAAGCTAAAACAGGAGAACGACCACGTTTGGCAGATAGGATAAAAAATCTATCACCAAATGAGAAAGTTCTGATTGTATTCGGTCCAGAAGGTGGATTATCTAGAAACGAAGCAGAGGCATTTCTAGAAGCAAATTTTCTTCCAGTTGCACTTGGACCACGTATTTTAAGGACGGAAACTGCGCCACTCTATTTTTTGTCTGCAGTTTCCTATGAATTTGAATGA
- a CDS encoding helix-turn-helix domain-containing protein produces the protein MFPKRLRILRRKKEMSQQEMADFLGITRQGYGKYENGGSEPSLGMLGVIADFFGVTIDYLIGHSNTQTMSEQEEFEAFAGNPELERWYKELPNLDEEDIEALKQMWEIIKKLR, from the coding sequence ATGTTCCCAAAGAGATTAAGGATACTTAGAAGAAAAAAAGAAATGTCGCAACAAGAAATGGCTGACTTTCTTGGTATTACAAGGCAAGGTTATGGAAAATATGAAAATGGTGGTAGCGAACCTTCTTTAGGGATGTTAGGAGTTATTGCTGATTTTTTCGGCGTAACAATAGACTATTTAATCGGCCATTCCAACACGCAAACAATGTCAGAGCAAGAAGAGTTCGAAGCCTTTGCTGGAAATCCGGAGTTGGAAAGATGGTACAAGGAATTGCCAAACCTGGATGAAGAGGATATCGAAGCATTGAAACAAATGTGGGAGATTATAAAAAAACTTAGATAA
- the deoC gene encoding deoxyribose-phosphate aldolase, with protein MNTDFAKYIDHTLLKADAKKDAIIDLCNEAKMYSFASVCVNPTWVKTAAEMLEGTPVKVCTVIGFPLGASTTETKAFETTSAIQNGATEIDMVVNIGALRSRDDELVKRDIQAVVEAAADKAIVKVIIETSLLTDSEKRTACELAVVAGADFVKTSTGFSTGGATVEDVKLMRAVVGPELGVKASGGVRSFEDMEQMIEAGATRIGASSGVQIMNGLKSKEDY; from the coding sequence TTGAATACAGATTTTGCAAAATACATTGACCATACATTATTAAAAGCAGATGCTAAAAAAGACGCGATTATCGATCTTTGCAATGAAGCGAAAATGTACTCTTTTGCTTCGGTTTGTGTCAACCCGACTTGGGTCAAAACTGCGGCAGAGATGCTCGAAGGTACACCAGTTAAAGTTTGTACAGTCATCGGGTTTCCTCTAGGTGCTTCAACGACGGAAACAAAAGCATTTGAAACGACAAGTGCGATACAAAATGGTGCGACTGAAATCGACATGGTTGTGAATATCGGAGCGCTTCGTAGTCGAGATGACGAACTCGTTAAGCGAGATATTCAAGCTGTTGTTGAAGCAGCTGCTGACAAAGCCATCGTGAAAGTAATTATAGAGACATCTTTATTAACTGATTCTGAGAAGAGAACAGCTTGTGAGTTAGCGGTTGTTGCAGGTGCAGATTTCGTGAAAACCTCAACAGGCTTCTCAACTGGCGGTGCAACCGTAGAAGATGTGAAATTAATGAGAGCGGTCGTAGGTCCTGAATTAGGTGTGAAAGCTTCAGGCGGCGTCCGTAGTTTTGAAGATATGGAACAAATGATTGAAGCTGGCGCGACAAGAATCGGTGCTAGTTCCGGGGTACAAATTATGAATGGATTAAAATCAAAAGAAGATTATTAA
- the rpsU gene encoding 30S ribosomal protein S21, translated as MSKTVVRKNESLEDALRRFKRDVSKSGKIREVRKREYYEKPSVRRKLKSEAARKRR; from the coding sequence ATGTCGAAAACTGTCGTTCGTAAAAACGAATCGCTTGAAGACGCTCTTCGACGCTTCAAACGTGACGTTTCCAAAAGCGGAAAAATCCGTGAGGTAAGAAAGCGTGAGTATTATGAGAAGCCGAGTGTAAGACGAAAATTGAAGTCTGAGGCTGCAAGGAAACGTAGATAA
- a CDS encoding ImmA/IrrE family metallo-endopeptidase, which translates to MSYTYSHLEDLIQKIYHELNIHNPNELTPNSIAESLNIGIYPVITSSQALQFEGRYYIFLNNSLTASERFEMFVHELGHILMHTGNQQHMKEDYRTYQEWKANLFALHFCVPTFMLQKLPAYHLNDHKISDLFGVTSDFACKRLNLNHQRILQYQSMKILQRRTKNYYRTFYI; encoded by the coding sequence ATGTCCTACACTTACAGTCATTTAGAAGATTTAATACAAAAAATTTACCATGAGCTCAATATTCACAATCCAAATGAATTGACTCCCAATTCAATTGCCGAATCTCTTAATATCGGAATCTATCCAGTTATTACAAGTAGTCAAGCGCTTCAGTTTGAAGGACGCTACTATATCTTTTTAAACAATAGTTTAACAGCCTCTGAGCGCTTCGAAATGTTTGTGCATGAGCTTGGTCACATCCTCATGCATACTGGAAACCAACAGCATATGAAAGAAGATTATCGCACGTACCAGGAATGGAAAGCGAATTTATTTGCATTACATTTTTGTGTGCCTACTTTTATGTTACAAAAGCTACCAGCCTATCATTTAAACGATCATAAAATCAGCGACCTGTTTGGCGTTACATCAGACTTTGCATGTAAACGCTTGAATTTAAATCATCAAAGAATATTACAGTACCAATCTATGAAAATCTTGCAAAGGAGAACTAAAAATTATTATCGAACCTTTTATATTTAA
- the prmA gene encoding 50S ribosomal protein L11 methyltransferase, producing MKWSEIAIHTTHAATEAVANIFHEAGASGVIIEDSNEPNLPRENVFGEIFELDKKKFPSEGVIVKAYLPVNSFLIETMKDIEQSIAELPRYGLDVGLNKIKTSEVDEEDWATAWKQYYHPVKISGRFTIVPTWEDYTPVESDELIVELDPGMAFGTGTHPTTVMCMQALEKYVQKGNTVVDVGTGSGVLSIGAAMLGAKSVYALDLDEVAVVAAKENIRLNKVDATVHVAQGNLLESIDFEPNIIIANILADVIMSFSQDAADLLPADGLFIVSGIIEEKRDEVKADLTEKGFEIIESVLMEDWVALIAKKKGV from the coding sequence TTGAAATGGTCGGAAATAGCTATCCATACGACACATGCGGCGACAGAAGCGGTTGCGAATATTTTTCATGAAGCAGGCGCAAGCGGAGTCATTATTGAGGATTCAAACGAACCTAATTTGCCCCGTGAAAATGTTTTTGGGGAGATTTTTGAACTAGATAAAAAGAAATTTCCGTCAGAAGGCGTTATTGTGAAAGCTTATTTACCAGTAAATAGCTTTCTGATTGAGACGATGAAAGATATAGAACAGTCAATTGCAGAACTTCCGCGTTACGGATTAGATGTAGGGTTGAATAAAATAAAAACATCTGAAGTAGATGAGGAAGACTGGGCAACCGCTTGGAAACAATATTACCATCCTGTAAAAATTTCTGGCCGTTTTACAATTGTCCCAACATGGGAAGACTATACGCCAGTCGAATCAGATGAACTCATTGTCGAGTTAGACCCGGGAATGGCATTCGGTACCGGAACTCATCCAACAACAGTCATGTGCATGCAGGCACTTGAAAAGTACGTTCAAAAAGGTAACACTGTCGTCGATGTAGGAACTGGATCGGGTGTACTTTCCATTGGAGCAGCAATGCTTGGCGCGAAAAGTGTTTATGCACTTGACTTAGATGAAGTAGCAGTAGTCGCGGCTAAAGAGAATATTCGATTAAACAAAGTAGACGCAACTGTTCATGTTGCACAAGGCAATTTACTTGAGTCCATTGATTTTGAACCGAACATTATTATCGCGAATATTTTAGCGGATGTCATTATGTCATTCTCTCAAGATGCAGCGGATCTATTACCAGCGGATGGACTATTTATCGTGTCGGGCATTATTGAAGAAAAACGTGATGAAGTGAAAGCTGATCTTACCGAAAAAGGATTTGAAATCATCGAATCTGTTTTGATGGAAGACTGGGTAGCGCTTATTGCAAAGAAAAAAGGCGTGTGA